The proteins below come from a single Actinomycetota bacterium genomic window:
- a CDS encoding ABC transporter ATP-binding protein, with protein sequence MRTLLRLLTFLRPYTWSVVITAFSALALMACTITLPYLTRRVIDDVLNGQQEDALLPLVIIVIVVGVIRALFALMRRILAGRVSLAVEFDLRDRVFAHLQQLSFGYFDRMPVGQLMSRATSDLQTVRFFLGYGLIFLFMHAFTLVFVTVVLLFINVPLTLLALLMGPALVLVAARASKRSHPVLVDVQQKVADVTQMAEESLAGIRVVKAFGQETAQDERFGLRAHDAFSRSMDAARLQSFYQSLMGFLPVLGVAVVIAVGGVMTINGVLTLGEFVQFYLYLAILTWPFRSIGMLIGSAQRAAASGQRVFEILDTAPQVPEPAHPLPLPAGGGHVRLEDVTFGYEADRPVLHDLHLDIPAGRTVAIIGPTGSGKSTITQLIPRFYDPQRGRVRVDGADVRDVALDDIRRAIGMVTQDPFLFSDSVRANIAFGRPEATDPEIERAARMAQADTFIRALPEGYDTVVGERGFTLSGGQRQRVAIARAILMDPRILVLDEATASVDASTEREISRALAAVMEGRTTIIIAHRLSTISLADEIVLIDDGRVAARGTHDDLYADSALYREIHDQGLARPDELVAREG encoded by the coding sequence CTGCGCACGCTGCTCCGGCTACTCACATTTCTCCGGCCATACACGTGGTCGGTGGTCATCACGGCCTTCTCGGCCCTGGCGCTGATGGCCTGCACGATCACCCTGCCATACCTCACGCGGCGGGTGATCGACGACGTCCTGAACGGCCAGCAGGAGGACGCCCTGCTGCCGCTGGTGATCATCGTGATCGTGGTGGGAGTCATCCGGGCGCTGTTCGCGCTGATGCGGCGCATCCTCGCCGGCCGTGTGAGCCTCGCGGTGGAGTTCGACCTGAGGGACAGGGTCTTCGCGCACCTGCAGCAGCTGTCGTTCGGATACTTCGACCGCATGCCCGTGGGCCAGCTGATGTCGCGGGCCACCAGCGACCTGCAGACCGTGCGGTTCTTCCTGGGCTACGGGCTGATCTTCCTCTTCATGCACGCCTTCACGCTGGTGTTCGTGACGGTGGTGCTGCTGTTCATCAACGTGCCGCTCACGCTGTTGGCGCTGCTCATGGGCCCGGCGCTCGTGCTGGTGGCCGCCCGCGCCAGCAAGCGGTCGCACCCGGTGCTGGTGGACGTGCAGCAGAAGGTGGCCGACGTGACGCAGATGGCTGAGGAGAGCCTCGCGGGAATCCGGGTGGTGAAGGCCTTCGGGCAGGAGACCGCCCAGGACGAGCGCTTCGGCCTGCGCGCGCACGACGCCTTCTCGCGCAGCATGGACGCCGCGCGCCTGCAGAGCTTCTATCAGTCGCTCATGGGGTTCCTGCCCGTGCTGGGGGTGGCGGTGGTCATCGCCGTCGGCGGCGTGATGACCATCAACGGAGTGCTCACCCTCGGGGAGTTCGTGCAGTTCTACCTCTACCTGGCGATCCTCACCTGGCCGTTCCGGTCGATCGGCATGCTCATCGGCAGCGCCCAGCGCGCGGCGGCCAGCGGGCAGCGGGTGTTCGAGATCCTCGACACCGCCCCGCAGGTGCCCGAGCCCGCGCACCCGCTGCCGCTGCCCGCCGGCGGTGGGCACGTGCGCCTCGAGGATGTCACCTTCGGGTACGAGGCCGACCGCCCCGTACTGCACGACCTCCACCTGGATATCCCGGCAGGCCGCACCGTGGCCATCATCGGCCCCACCGGGTCGGGCAAGAGCACCATCACGCAGTTGATCCCCCGCTTCTACGACCCGCAGCGGGGCCGGGTGCGGGTGGACGGCGCCGACGTGCGCGACGTGGCGCTCGACGACATCCGCCGCGCGATCGGCATGGTCACCCAGGACCCGTTCCTGTTCTCGGACAGCGTGCGCGCCAACATCGCGTTCGGCCGCCCCGAGGCCACCGACCCGGAGATCGAGCGGGCCGCCCGCATGGCGCAGGCCGACACCTTCATCCGCGCGCTTCCCGAGGGCTACGACACCGTGGTGGGCGAGCGCGGGTTCACGTTGTCGGGTGGGCAGCGCCAGCGCGTGGCGATCGCCCGGGCGATCCTCATGGATCCGCGCATCCTGGTGCTCGACGAGGCCACGGCATCGGTGGACGCGTCCACCGAGCGCGAGATCTCCCGTGCCCTGGCCGCGGTCATGGAGGGGCGCACCACGATCATCATCGCCCACCGGCTGTCCACCATCAGCCTGGCCGACGAGATCGTGCTCATCGACGACGGCCGCGTAGCGGCGCGCGGAACGCACGACGACCTCTACGCCGACAGCGCGCTGTACCGGGAGATCCACGATCAGGGCCTCGCACGGCCCGACGAACTCGTGGCGAGGGAGGGCTGA
- a CDS encoding histidine--tRNA ligase, with protein MAPRAPKGTRDVLPAEGRVRARVEAVAADVMAANGFGRVVTPTFEETEVFVRGVGTATDIVRREMYTFDDRGGRSITLRPEGTAPVARAYVEHGMHKLPQPVKLWYLAPMFRYEAPQSGRFREHWQVGAEAFGSDDPLLDAEMIVLLADIYARLDVPEVRLRISSMGDPEGRGPYREKLLAYLAPKADSLPRDARERMDENPLRLFDMKDDAVQAVMADAPRLVDNLTDDAREHHQRVLAALRLMGIPYEEDPSLVRGLDYYTRTVFEFTCDRLGAQSGIGGGGRYDGLVKSLGGPAVPGVGFGTGVERITLALGDAAAEEPVVDAYLAVPDAGIRMQLMPLLRDLRRSGVRAEAGPAGKGLKAMMRHASGLGARHVIIVGPREHAEGLATIRDMTTGNQVEVPVGEIASRITAAGQGL; from the coding sequence ATGGCGCCCCGCGCCCCGAAGGGCACCCGTGACGTGCTGCCGGCCGAGGGGCGCGTGCGCGCCCGGGTGGAGGCCGTGGCCGCCGACGTGATGGCCGCCAACGGCTTCGGCCGCGTGGTCACTCCCACCTTCGAGGAGACCGAGGTGTTCGTGCGCGGCGTGGGCACGGCCACCGACATCGTGCGCAGGGAGATGTACACATTCGATGATCGCGGCGGGCGCAGCATCACCCTGCGCCCCGAGGGCACCGCGCCGGTTGCGCGCGCATACGTGGAGCACGGCATGCACAAGCTGCCGCAGCCGGTGAAGCTCTGGTACCTAGCGCCGATGTTCCGGTACGAGGCGCCCCAGAGCGGGCGCTTTCGCGAGCACTGGCAGGTGGGGGCCGAGGCCTTCGGCAGCGACGACCCGCTGCTCGACGCCGAGATGATCGTCCTGCTGGCCGACATCTACGCGCGGCTCGACGTGCCCGAGGTGCGACTGCGCATATCGAGCATGGGCGACCCCGAGGGCCGCGGGCCCTACCGCGAGAAGCTGCTCGCCTACCTGGCGCCGAAGGCCGACTCCCTGCCGCGCGACGCCCGCGAGCGCATGGACGAGAACCCGCTGCGGCTGTTCGACATGAAGGACGACGCTGTGCAGGCCGTCATGGCCGACGCGCCCCGGCTGGTGGACAACCTCACCGACGATGCCCGCGAGCACCACCAGAGGGTGCTCGCGGCGCTGCGGCTGATGGGCATCCCCTACGAGGAGGACCCCTCGCTCGTGCGGGGGCTCGACTACTACACCCGCACGGTCTTCGAGTTCACGTGCGATCGCCTGGGCGCCCAGAGCGGCATCGGGGGCGGCGGGCGCTACGACGGCCTGGTGAAGTCGCTGGGCGGCCCGGCCGTGCCCGGCGTGGGGTTCGGTACGGGGGTGGAGCGCATCACCCTCGCGCTGGGCGACGCCGCGGCCGAGGAGCCCGTGGTGGACGCCTACCTGGCAGTGCCCGATGCCGGCATCCGCATGCAGCTCATGCCGCTGCTGCGCGACCTTCGCCGGTCGGGCGTGCGCGCGGAGGCCGGCCCCGCGGGCAAGGGCCTCAAGGCGATGATGCGCCACGCCTCGGGGCTGGGTGCAAGGCACGTGATCATCGTCGGCCCGCGCGAGCACGCCGAAGGCCTCGCGACCATCAGGGACATGACGACGGGAAACCAGGTGGAGGTGCCGGTGGGCGAGATCGCCAGCCGCATCACGGCTGCGGGGCAGGGCCTGTGA
- a CDS encoding alpha-keto acid decarboxylase family protein, translated as MPNKTTNLSVGEYLIDALGNRGVNHVFGVPGDFILGLHVIGDERGMRMVNCTREEAATYAADGYAREKGLGAVAVTYGVGILATLAAVGSANAERVPLVVIGGAPGMAERDGRRIHHMPSADMDSPYRMMSEIAPYHVLLDDPDEAYDQIDWLLLNVQGNLMPGYIELPRDMIGTVPEHPRSVTRPAETLVPMARLSAAVDDVIARINKAKRPIMWVGHGVRTLQYGDRVLAFAEATGVPIVESVMGKAAVDESHPLVMGVYVGAGSTPELREYVESVDLVIQVGVNINDITTGAFTADIAPENRIHFSATGTSVEHRFYEGVDLAGIAHVLERRVDEIKPNKVPKKLPHAWASEVTEGDRITTAVVADRLQRFVERSDIVLCDVGVGAHLSMDARLNRSGQLHIARLYVGMGFAVPAAYGAALARGKGRPIVLVGDGSFQMTGFDLSTAVREGVAPIVLVLDNHGYGAERSIHDGDFNDIAQWDYAAVGAVVGAIGLQAYTPEQLDQALARARADRDTAYIIQVDLDKLDTPRGLRALGEGLADLMG; from the coding sequence ATGCCCAACAAGACGACCAACCTCTCGGTGGGTGAGTACCTCATCGACGCCCTTGGCAACCGCGGCGTGAACCACGTGTTCGGCGTGCCCGGCGACTTCATCCTCGGCCTGCACGTGATCGGCGACGAGCGCGGCATGCGCATGGTCAACTGCACGCGCGAGGAGGCCGCCACCTATGCGGCGGACGGCTACGCCCGCGAGAAGGGCCTGGGCGCCGTGGCGGTGACCTACGGCGTGGGGATCCTCGCCACCCTGGCCGCGGTGGGCAGCGCCAACGCGGAGCGCGTGCCGCTGGTGGTGATCGGCGGTGCGCCCGGCATGGCCGAGCGCGACGGCCGGCGAATCCACCACATGCCGTCGGCCGACATGGACTCCCCCTACCGCATGATGTCCGAGATCGCGCCGTACCACGTGCTGCTGGACGACCCGGACGAGGCCTACGACCAGATCGACTGGCTGCTGCTGAACGTGCAGGGGAACCTCATGCCGGGTTACATCGAGCTGCCCCGCGACATGATCGGCACGGTGCCCGAGCACCCGCGCTCGGTCACGCGCCCCGCTGAGACGCTCGTGCCGATGGCCCGCCTCTCGGCCGCGGTGGACGACGTGATCGCCCGGATCAACAAGGCGAAGCGCCCCATCATGTGGGTAGGCCACGGCGTGCGCACCCTGCAGTACGGCGACCGCGTGCTGGCGTTCGCCGAGGCCACGGGAGTCCCCATCGTGGAGTCGGTGATGGGCAAGGCCGCCGTGGACGAGTCCCACCCGCTCGTGATGGGGGTGTACGTAGGGGCCGGATCCACGCCGGAGCTGCGCGAGTACGTGGAGTCGGTGGACCTCGTGATCCAGGTCGGGGTGAACATCAACGACATCACCACGGGTGCCTTCACCGCGGATATCGCGCCCGAGAACCGCATCCACTTCAGCGCCACGGGCACCAGCGTGGAGCATCGCTTCTACGAGGGCGTGGACCTGGCGGGCATCGCCCACGTGCTGGAGCGCCGCGTGGATGAGATCAAGCCCAACAAGGTGCCGAAGAAGCTGCCGCATGCCTGGGCCAGCGAGGTGACCGAAGGCGACCGCATCACCACCGCCGTGGTGGCCGACCGCCTGCAGCGGTTCGTGGAGAGGTCGGACATCGTGCTGTGCGACGTGGGCGTGGGTGCGCACCTGTCGATGGACGCCCGGCTCAACCGCAGCGGCCAGTTGCATATCGCGCGCCTCTACGTGGGGATGGGCTTCGCCGTTCCGGCGGCCTACGGTGCCGCGCTGGCACGCGGCAAGGGCCGCCCCATCGTGCTGGTGGGCGACGGCTCGTTCCAGATGACCGGCTTCGACCTCTCCACGGCGGTGCGCGAGGGCGTGGCCCCGATCGTGCTGGTGCTCGACAACCACGGCTACGGCGCGGAGCGCAGCATCCACGACGGCGACTTCAACGACATCGCCCAGTGGGACTACGCGGCGGTGGGGGCGGTGGTGGGCGCCATAGGCCTGCAGGCCTACACGCCCGAGCAACTCGACCAGGCCCTGGCCCGTGCGCGGGCCGACCGCGACACGGCGTACATCATCCAGGTCGACCTCGACAAGCTCGACACTCCCCGCGGCCTCAGGGCGCTGGGCGAGGGCCTTGCCGACCTCATGGGGTAG
- a CDS encoding ABC transporter ATP-binding protein — protein sequence MGTRPVGHGHAGGMLGPLSEENEERVVKRPRRNMRRLLPYFRPYRRRVLVTIVLMLLVTGATLAGPALAQVAIDDGIDAGSVTALIVIVSIFVVIGLIGWAAQYWQSYLSSWVGERVLLDLRRQVFRHMMRLELGHHERTPTGRSVSRLTADIEAVNQLVVEGATSLVINGLTLIGVVIILLFYDWRLALAAFVIFPFLAVGTWWFRSRATRAYRATRERVAVVLSVLQENLSGIRVVQAHGREEDARRRFRDANREYRRANMRTVTISGIYFPGVELLAALGTALILWFGGTLVLNEALTVGVMVAFIGYLSSFFDPIQQLSQLYNTFQAAMAALEKIFGVLETDPRISDAPDARDLPEVAGRIDLDHVSFGYGREYVIRDVDLHVPPGTTVALVGPTGAGKSTLAKLIARLYDPDEGAVCIDGVDLREVREDSLRAAMGIVPQEGHLFSGTIADNVRFAYPLAGDEDVRRALDAVGALRFVEDLPEGIHTDVQERGARLSAGQRQLICFARALVPDPRLVILDEATSSIDIGTEKRIEDALDRLLAGRTAVVIAHRLSTIRRADLIVVVEDGRIAEQGTHDDLMRMGGRYAGLYSDWEQAGGVG from the coding sequence ATGGGCACGCGCCCCGTGGGCCACGGCCACGCCGGCGGAATGCTCGGCCCGCTGTCGGAGGAAAACGAGGAGCGCGTGGTGAAGCGCCCTCGGCGCAACATGCGCCGGCTGCTTCCCTACTTCCGCCCCTACCGCAGGCGCGTGCTGGTGACCATCGTGCTCATGCTGCTGGTCACGGGCGCCACGCTGGCCGGACCCGCGCTGGCCCAGGTGGCGATCGACGACGGCATCGACGCCGGCAGCGTCACGGCCCTGATCGTGATCGTGTCGATCTTCGTGGTGATCGGCCTCATCGGCTGGGCCGCGCAGTACTGGCAGTCGTATCTGTCGTCGTGGGTGGGCGAGCGCGTGCTGCTCGATCTTCGCCGGCAGGTGTTCCGCCACATGATGCGGCTCGAGTTGGGGCACCACGAGCGCACGCCCACCGGGCGGAGCGTCAGCCGCCTCACGGCCGACATCGAGGCCGTCAACCAGCTCGTGGTGGAGGGCGCCACGTCGCTGGTGATCAACGGCCTCACGCTCATCGGCGTGGTGATCATCCTGTTGTTCTATGACTGGCGCCTGGCGCTGGCGGCGTTCGTGATCTTCCCGTTCCTGGCCGTGGGCACCTGGTGGTTCCGCAGCCGCGCCACGCGCGCCTACCGCGCCACCCGCGAGCGCGTGGCCGTGGTGCTCTCGGTGCTGCAGGAGAACCTCTCGGGCATCCGCGTGGTGCAGGCGCATGGGCGCGAGGAGGACGCCCGGCGCCGGTTCCGCGACGCCAACCGCGAGTACCGCAGGGCGAACATGCGCACCGTCACCATCAGCGGCATCTACTTCCCGGGCGTGGAGCTGCTGGCGGCGCTCGGCACCGCGCTGATCCTGTGGTTCGGCGGCACCCTGGTGCTCAACGAGGCGCTCACCGTGGGCGTGATGGTGGCGTTCATCGGCTACCTGTCGTCGTTCTTCGACCCCATCCAGCAGCTCTCGCAGCTGTACAACACCTTCCAGGCCGCCATGGCGGCGCTCGAGAAGATCTTCGGGGTGCTCGAGACCGACCCGCGCATCTCAGATGCCCCCGATGCCCGCGACCTGCCCGAGGTGGCCGGGCGCATCGACCTCGACCACGTGTCGTTCGGATACGGCCGTGAGTACGTGATCCGTGATGTGGACCTGCACGTGCCGCCCGGCACCACGGTGGCGCTGGTGGGTCCCACCGGCGCCGGCAAGTCCACCCTGGCCAAGCTGATCGCTCGGCTGTACGACCCCGACGAGGGCGCGGTGTGCATCGACGGCGTCGACCTGCGCGAGGTGCGCGAGGACTCCCTGCGCGCGGCCATGGGCATCGTGCCGCAAGAGGGCCACCTGTTCAGCGGCACCATCGCCGACAACGTGCGCTTCGCGTACCCGCTGGCCGGCGACGAGGACGTGCGCCGTGCGCTCGACGCGGTGGGCGCCCTGCGGTTCGTGGAGGACCTTCCGGAGGGCATCCACACCGACGTGCAGGAGCGCGGCGCCCGGCTGTCGGCCGGCCAGCGACAGCTCATCTGCTTCGCGCGGGCCCTGGTGCCCGACCCGCGCCTGGTGATCCTCGACGAGGCCACCTCATCTATCGACATCGGCACCGAGAAGCGCATCGAGGATGCCCTCGACCGCCTGCTGGCCGGGCGGACGGCGGTGGTGATCGCCCACCGGCTCTCCACCATCCGCCGCGCCGACCTCATCGTGGTGGTGGAAGATGGCCGCATCGCCGAGCAGGGCACGCACGACGATCTCATGCGCATGGGCGGCCGCTACGCGGGGCTCTATTCCGACTGGGAGCAGGCTGGGGGCGTAGGCTGA
- a CDS encoding MFS transporter: MNARALLRNPDVARLLGAQLLSTLTFGVVAAALGWQAFQRTGSPLTLGLIGLAEFLPALIFALPAGQMADRLDRRVVTALGMGIVVLMALGLLADAAAGDDSALPLYFLAAGLGVGRSFSNAAFTPMLAAAVTAADLPRTMALSSSTWQGALIFGPFLGGLLQAWGNVPPYAFAALLDVVAVLLIVGVTRRVGTEHRLELTGPPTMRDATAGLRLIRHTPALLGAISLDLVAVLFGGATALLPIIASEILDVGAVGYGVLRAAPGIGAVAVGLALASRPIRRRVGPVLLVAVAGFGVFTIVLGISTAYWLTFVALLLLSGSDMVSVYIRSTLTPLLTPAKLRGRVVAVERVFVGASNELGAFESGVLAQFIGTVGAIVVGGAMSIAAAGLWAMFFPGLRSINRFEDITPGKDPDAGRRTPVSGT, encoded by the coding sequence GTGAACGCCCGCGCGCTGCTGCGCAACCCCGACGTGGCGCGCCTGCTGGGCGCGCAGTTGCTGAGCACCCTCACCTTCGGCGTGGTGGCCGCCGCGCTGGGGTGGCAGGCGTTCCAGCGCACGGGCAGCCCGCTGACCCTGGGGCTCATCGGGCTCGCGGAGTTCCTCCCGGCGCTCATCTTCGCTCTGCCCGCAGGGCAGATGGCCGATCGGCTCGACCGCCGGGTAGTGACGGCCCTCGGCATGGGCATCGTGGTTCTGATGGCGCTCGGGCTGCTGGCCGACGCCGCGGCGGGCGACGACTCGGCCCTTCCGCTGTACTTCCTCGCCGCCGGCCTGGGAGTGGGGAGGTCGTTCTCGAACGCCGCCTTCACCCCCATGCTGGCGGCGGCGGTGACGGCAGCCGACCTGCCACGCACCATGGCGCTCTCGTCGTCCACGTGGCAGGGCGCGCTCATCTTCGGGCCCTTCCTGGGCGGCCTCCTCCAGGCCTGGGGCAACGTGCCGCCGTATGCATTCGCCGCGCTGCTCGATGTCGTGGCCGTGCTGCTGATCGTGGGCGTCACCCGACGAGTGGGCACCGAGCATCGCCTCGAGCTCACAGGGCCGCCCACCATGCGCGACGCCACCGCGGGCCTGCGGCTCATCCGCCACACGCCGGCACTGCTCGGGGCCATCAGTCTCGACCTCGTGGCCGTGCTGTTCGGCGGTGCCACGGCGCTGCTGCCCATCATCGCGAGCGAGATACTCGACGTGGGGGCCGTGGGCTACGGCGTGCTGCGCGCCGCGCCGGGAATCGGAGCGGTGGCCGTGGGGCTGGCGCTGGCCAGCCGGCCCATACGACGCCGCGTAGGGCCGGTGCTGCTCGTCGCCGTGGCCGGGTTCGGGGTGTTCACGATCGTGCTCGGCATCTCCACGGCCTACTGGCTCACGTTCGTGGCCCTGCTGCTGCTCTCGGGCAGCGACATGGTGAGCGTGTACATCAGGTCCACCCTCACGCCGCTGCTCACGCCGGCCAAGCTGCGAGGCCGCGTGGTGGCCGTAGAGCGGGTCTTCGTAGGTGCCTCCAACGAGCTCGGCGCCTTCGAAAGCGGAGTGCTCGCCCAGTTCATCGGCACGGTTGGGGCCATCGTGGTGGGCGGCGCGATGTCCATCGCGGCCGCCGGCCTCTGGGCGATGTTCTTCCCGGGGCTCCGGAGCATCAACCGCTTCGAGGACATCACCCCGGGCAAGGACCCGGACGCGGGCAGGAGAACCCCGGTGTCAGGCACTTAA
- a CDS encoding glutamate formiminotransferase, with translation MTTDHVYGRRNVSSRSSVRRGGSHRSDSGLLAVPNCSEGRDPHRIARLVAAADRSAATVLDVHSDPDHHRTVITLGGPTRALVDAGVALAIEARDLIDLRAHDGVHPFVGALDVLPFVALRPSAVPDAVAAARTAAGRIGAEAEVPCVLYGIAAGEGRERPARLRAGGLPALAARMQSGEVIADAGPALPHPGAGVVLVGAREPLVAWNIWLPGATVDDARAVAAAVREGGGGGGLPSVRALGLMCTRTGLAQVSLNVEDYRRTPLMAVVGRVRREAAARGLVAGESELVGMVPRAALGGKCPRDLGLPGLPPAKIIDTTED, from the coding sequence ATGACCACCGACCACGTGTATGGCCGGAGAAATGTGAGTAGCCGGAGCAGCGTGCGCAGAGGCGGATCCCATCGGTCGGACAGCGGCCTTCTCGCGGTGCCCAACTGTAGTGAGGGGCGCGACCCCCACCGCATTGCGCGTCTCGTGGCCGCTGCGGACCGCAGCGCAGCCACAGTGCTCGATGTCCACTCCGACCCCGACCACCACCGCACGGTCATCACGCTGGGCGGCCCGACGCGCGCGCTGGTGGACGCCGGCGTGGCCCTGGCCATCGAGGCGCGCGACCTCATCGATCTGCGCGCGCATGACGGCGTGCACCCGTTCGTGGGCGCGCTCGACGTGCTGCCATTCGTGGCGCTGCGCCCGTCGGCGGTGCCCGATGCCGTCGCGGCGGCCCGCACCGCAGCGGGTCGCATCGGCGCGGAGGCCGAGGTGCCCTGCGTCCTCTACGGGATCGCGGCGGGCGAGGGGCGCGAGCGACCCGCGCGCCTTCGCGCCGGGGGCCTGCCCGCCCTGGCCGCGCGCATGCAGTCGGGCGAGGTGATTGCCGATGCGGGCCCCGCGCTGCCGCACCCCGGCGCCGGGGTGGTGCTGGTGGGCGCGCGCGAGCCGCTGGTGGCCTGGAATATCTGGTTGCCGGGGGCCACGGTGGACGACGCCCGCGCCGTGGCAGCGGCGGTGCGCGAGGGGGGCGGGGGCGGCGGCCTGCCGTCGGTGCGGGCCCTCGGGCTGATGTGCACCCGGACGGGGCTTGCGCAGGTCTCGCTCAACGTGGAGGATTACCGCCGCACGCCGCTGATGGCGGTGGTCGGGAGGGTGCGGCGCGAGGCCGCCGCTCGGGGCCTCGTCGCCGGGGAGTCCGAGCTCGTGGGCATGGTTCCCCGTGCCGCCCTCGGGGGTAAATGCCCCCGTGACCTGGGGCTGCCCGGCTTACCGCCCGCGAAGATCATCGACACAACGGAGGACTGA